The DNA region CTATATTGTAAAGTTGGGTaaagtttatttataaactgTATACATCTCTCTCTACATATTTAATGAAACTATCCATAAATACCCCCAAAACCACAACGAACCCGTCTTCACTCTCTCCTCACTCCTATAGCCACCCACAAGAAGGACATTACAAAGAACCTCCCAAAGAATCCCCAATTCACTCCCGAGGGAATGCCGATAATAAACCGGAGCAAGCTGACACAAACGACTATGATAAAGCAAATCTTGAAGAGGTGTGCGAGTTTGGGGAAAAAACAGAGCAGTGAGTATAACGAAGAAAATGAACATGATGGAGACTCTCTTCCTCAGGATGTTCCCAAAGGTCACTTCGTTGTCTACGTAGGAGGGAATCGGGTCAGGTACGTCTTACCCATTTCGTTTTTGACCCGAGCCGAGTTTCAACTTCTTCTACAACAAGCTGAGGAAGAGTTTGGTTTCGATCACAACATGGGTCTCACTATCCCTTGTGAGGAAGTAGCTTTCAAATCTCTCATCATTTCTATGCTTCAATCAACatatatttagggtttttattttgcTAATGATTATCTTATTTCGGTAATGACGATCTGTTTTAGCCTATGTTTAACTTTTAGATGATTTTGGGGTACAATTGGGTTAGTGTTTCAATTAGAACGAGACTAACTCTAGAGATACCTCTAAGAGTGATCTATTAAACCATTTTTAGTTATTATCGTAGACTTGTAGGGAGGAATAAAACAATACTCTGATAATTTTTCTCGTTGTGGTGGTGTGATTATATGTAGAACCCATTGAGGGACTATTATTATATCAGTGAATggtatttttcttcttaattataatttttttttgctccatTTTCTATGTAAATATTCTTGCATGATATTTCCCATTTAAAGCAACTAATATAATGTATATTAGcaaattgttaacaaaaaaaaaaaaaacgtatatcttggatgtaataaaaaaaaacttaaaaaaaaaaaagaaagaaagaaaagaatgtaTATCTTGACAAAATTGGAGGTGATGAGGAGAATTGATAGTGTGGGAGGAGATTAcatttcaagaaaatgaaacGAATTGTAAATTgcattttgatatttgattttttaaaagcattacTGTGCGACCTCGTCCAAGAAAGTAATCCCAGGGATGCCTTCTTTTGGAATCGGCAGTTTTTTAGCCGTTGAACCTTAAAAATGTTGAtgaactaataaataaaatagttaagaaAGCATTGAAATGCTCATTCACATTGACAAAGAATTTTAACACTGTGCGTAACACACACACATGCAAAAGCAGGAAGATATGATTATATTATTCACCAATTCTCATGCGCTTTTCGACTACTCGAACGCATTTAGTTACTGCcactaactttttttgttttttggcgtTGGCACTTGGTAGCACGTCTGGCATAAAAGTTCTAAACGGTTCCACGAGTTGCCCCAATTATTTACCAGTTCCAGGGaacaatcaaatcataaaaatatgtcACTATTTGTCTAACTACTAATTAATATGGTTACAATAATATCGTCACCGACTATAAACTATGAATGTTTTTCACTTGAAACTCTTTTCATCTCTAAAGATAATAATATCTTCAAAAAACACAAATCGTATACTTCAAAACTCTTGTCAtctccaaaaaaacaaataaattgacaaaaaaaggaTACTACACTACACTGGAGATGTCATATCAATATGTCTGAGAGAGAGCACATGCAAGTGGTACCCACACTTCGTGACTCtgataaaaactataaaagtagATCCCTTCGATACCCACACTTCGTTTATATATCTTGGAGTTATGATCGTATACTATCCAAGAATGGTACATGATGACCCACGTATTTGTTTTTGACGGCTCAGATTTAACGTCGACATTGTAACATTTAGCAATGCCGTACGGTACTTAACGGACGGTCGAGTTTCCTTAAACGAGGAAGaactctcgttttttttttgttttttttttcaacgtatcttgaacatatatatatatatattgattgattgacaaaaaaaaaaaatatatatatatatatatatatatatatatattgattgaaACTCGAGAGTCTAGAGGTGCCTTAcaagtaattttcaaaagaataGGAGAGCCTATGAGGTACAATAATTGAGGTTGACTTTTAtaacaaatttatcaaaaagaaTTTTCAATTCTGTCAGAAAGTTATGTGGTGTGAAGAGGATTTACTGACTCTAAATCACCTAATGTAAACCTCGtttatttttcagaaaaagaaagaaacaaaaaaaaattttacccAGTTAtcattttgttgtattttatgTTCTGTTAAGCCCATTtagttgttatatattttggttaaaagttgacaaatcaacaattttgattttgaatttctgattttttttggcaatatGTATTATATGCGGATTTTAAAATGGATAAGGTGACACAATTATAATTCTAACATGTATTACTAatatcttttgaaaattttatgaaGATGAAAAAGTCTCCCACGTTTGTAATgatttttgacagaaaaacaaaataataacgCCGACGTATATCATTAGTCAGGTTCAGAACTAAGGACTTTCACCCGAAAAAGACGGTCTATAGCGATTATAAATGAATGTCTATTGACCATAAGTAGTGATTAAACACTGGAGAGCCACTCAATGTGCATTAGCTGAAACACTATTCCATCCGTAATCAGGTAAACTATTCTTCTAAAGTTTAGCCgaattatttattcaaaaacttgATATTGTAGGTATACATACTTGCTTTTTGTTGAAAGCAATGCTTCCACTTCCTAAAAATGAGTTGATGTAGACAAATCCGAGTACATGATGATGCCTGCGAAAGTGTTATGTCAATACACGCAAGTCAACTATAGAATAATGTATCGAAGTTCTTTCATTGGCTTGGCCGTTGTCTTCGTGAACgtataatatttattagtaAAGATGATATGGTAAGTTATTTAATGGATATGTAACAAAATCTACGTGATCTCAAAACctgagaaaaaccaaaaaagatgatcaaaacagagagaagcgACAAGGATACTCATCAAAGCCACATGGTGTATTAATATATCATAATCagattttttactatttttgatTGAACAAATCTTAATTTACAGCGCAGATTATTTATAGGTAGGGTTAATGGTAAGACAAAACCCAAATCTTAATATTAGCTGTCTTCAATGACAATGACgtaacaaacacacacacacacacaaacactaGTCTGAATTTCAGAAAAACCTAATTAAGATTTGATCCAATTTGGTTCCTGCGAAATTTTTTAGAATGTCAGATTAATTAAACTTGGTCGAATAATTTGTAGCTTCTTTTCGAAAAAGAGCGAATCTGATTATCATCAACATGCACATGTAGTTAGGACTGTATATATTGAAGGTTATAATTGTGTAGAATCATTGATTTCTAGGACAAACACATTTGACAATAACGTCCGCACTAGCGGATTCTTCATAGATCATTTTAGacatcataaattcataattatagacagttgaaaagaaaagaagaatcctGAAAAGTCTAAGTAATTGACTTATTATCTACGGTATATAAGAAGTGTTTCCAATTGTGATATATAGCTCAGAATCGAAGGTTATAAGTGTGGAATACATGAACATGTGAATACCCTAGCAAATCAAGTAGTAGCTAGACTCTTAAAACATTGATTATCAGCAAATGATCTCTAATTGCTAAGTTCCACAATTAGGATTGTTGGCACACTTGCACTAACCCTAATCAATGGGTCGGAATGTTCATCTCTTGAGACATTTTTTtctagatgatttttttttttgccggccttcaaacttaaatataaagatatttaCTAGAAAATGTCGgccttattattattctttggtAGTTTGGTATACCGTATACAGACTATTCAGTCGTGGAAATAGTAAAACCAATTGAATCAAAACTCACCTTTCATTTACAGGCTATTCAAAGAGGTCGCAACTAATATACAtttagtttttaagttttagaaTATTAATACTTACTTTCCTTTGTCTTATAACAACAAATTCCGAGTAATGGTGCGATCATTAGCTTCGGCCCATGGGACGAATTAAGTGGAGTGGGCTTAGTCCAAAATTGATATTTCTCTTACCCTCTTAGaaaagggattttttttttaatttacaaaccCTATCAGCTGATATTGTCGGTTTCGGTAGTAGGAACGGATTCTTTTGTTTACCGAACAAGAAAACTTCGTGATAGATgggaaaaaatcatattagtGTAAATTTAAGAAACCctttttttgttacatatttttcacAGATTAACAACACAAAGCAAGGAGATGGGTAGATTGACATTTACACGCGACACGCCGTAAAATTCAACACCAAATTGTTGTCagtacagaaagaaaaaaaaacttaagttaAAAACATTCCTTCatagtaaaatgaaaaaaaaaaacccatatatattttatagcaATAGATACGATATACAACATAGTTAGatttatactcttttttttcttttctttttctttacttagCTTTAGTGGAGAAGAACCTGCTGAATCCTCTAGAGTGTTTCTCAGGAGTAAGTCCTGATGAGGACGATGATGAGTTTGACTTGGTGTGTCTGTGTTTCGACCCTACCGGAGATTTCATTGGCGATGTTTCCTTTTCTGAAGGCGAACTCAATTTGTTGTCTTGAGGATTTGTCGAAGTTGCGTATTCGTCTTCTTCTGGATTTAGGGCTTGTTCTTGGCTTGCGGAAGAAGCGACCTGTTCTGTTTGAGGACACATGGATTTGAGTTGCTTCCCCAGAAGTAATATAGTCTCTTGACACTCTGCTAGCTTCTCTGCAGCAGCCGCTAATTCATTGTCCTGTATAATAACATTCAATGTGATCAGGAATCATATATTTCAAAACCTGTTGGATTATAACTGAGTATGTGTTTAGAAAGTTACCTGTTTGCTTTTAGGGTCAGCTTCAGTTACTGAACAATTCGGGCAATTTTGGTTGTTCCTAAAGTTTTGTAGGAAATACAAGTTAGAGATTTTGAGAGAGCTTAAGGCGAAGACAAGAGTAATGTTGAGTTATAATGTTACCTTTGTAATTGCTCCTCGAGTTCTTGGCATTTGGCTAAAGCTTCTTGGTGATGTTCTTTTTCGTCTTGAAGCTCATCTTCTAAGTTTTCGATTTTGCCTTTAAGAGAAGTCAACTCTATTTCCAGCTCGGATGATCTAGTTTCAAGAGATCGATAAGATTCCACCATGCATTTGAGCTGAGTCTCGGCCATGCCACTAGACTTCTGAGCAGAATCCAACTCTGATTTGACTTCAGCGAGAAgttgctctgtttcttgtaGTTTGGTCTTAGTTGCTTCAAGATCTGCTTCACAGCTTGCAAGGTTGGTCTCTGCTTTTTCTTTCTCGAGTCTCAATCCTTCAAACTCTTCTAATGTAAACTTACTAGCTGCAAGCTTAGGTTCGTATCCAGAGGTTCCATTGCAATCATCTGGGATCTCGGAATCAGAGCTCTGACAACAACCACCATTCTGGTAATGTTCACCTGATGGATCTTTCTGAAGTGCTTTGTTTTCAGGTAAAGCGACTTTATCGATGCAATCTGGACTGTGAATCTCCACTGTGGATGAGTGATATCCCAAAACATCGATCTTTAGTTCACTAGCTTCGACTAAAACTCGTGAAAGATCGAACAAGAAATCGACCAAAGTCTTCTCCTTGCCCAAGACTCTGTCGAATGTGACAGAGAAGTCTTGAACCTTTTGGGAGAAAGTTGTGTTCTCAGAACACGCCGTTGCTTCCTTTGAAAGATAGGTAACAAACTGGAGTATCTGAGAAAGAGCATCAGCCAGTTCTTGAGTTATTATTACCTCTGAGACGCTAACTTTTTCCTCTGTGGTCTCATTTGAGATAGCTATCTCCTTTTCTTCTGTAAGACCGTTTACATTAGGTCCATTACATTTAGAAGGTAGCTTAACACCTGCATCTTCAACTGCACATCGTATCTCTGCCAAAATCTTCTCAAATGCAGCATCTTTGGGGAGAGACTGAAGCACATTGGAGATTCTTTTCTTCAGTTGTGTAGCTGGTTGAATCTCAGCATCAGAGTCAGCACTTGAGTGATCCGTTGAACCATTTGCGTTTGAGCCATTTGGTAGACAAGCTAGCTTTTCCATTTCAAGAAAATCATCCATAAGCTCCAACTGGTTAGCACTCTCGGTCTTCTTAATCTTCCCATTGTTTTTGTTGGATTGAGAGAATTCAGACATCAAAGAGCCAGCAATGCTTCTACCATCTTCGTTCCCATCCTCAGACATTGAAGCCATACTAGGAGGGTTACTAGCATTTTGACGAGAGAAGATCTCAGCAGGCATTTCAAAACCGCGCTTGGTTGGACTTTTACTCATCATTTGAGCTTCCAAGGCTTGAAGCCTGTTTGATGTCTTAGCACAGAGGTTCCTCGACACTTGGAGCTCGCTGTTACGCTTTGCCAAAGCTTCTTTCAGcatctttgtctcttcttccaTAGCAAGTAACCGCTCTGTCAGCAAATCGTTTTCTTTATGGAACTTTTGCATATTGTCAAGAGAGAATTCGGAAACCTGAGACATGTGTGACATTGGAGACATGAGAGGACTAGAAGGTCTGGCCGGTGACCTTCTTTGTCGATGATCTTGTTGTCCATAGTCTCTGCCTAAACTCTCAACCTCCATTTTCATTTGTGCAAGTGCTGCAGGACCCGGAAGTTTCTTTCTCACCAGAGTACGTAATCTTTGACACTCAGCTTCCAACTTTGCAATTTTCTTGACACCTTCCAAATGCTGCTTGTTTGCTGCTTCTGCAGACCTCATGCTCATATTCTTTTCCTCGTTTCGTATCTCCAACTCTTTGGTAATCACATGATTCTCATACTTGAGAGTGTTTATCTCCCTTTCACAAGACTCTATATTGTTCTTAAGATGCTCAATCTCTGACTCTGCTTGGGATTTCTCTTCACTTATCCTCATAAGCATGTTTGAACGCTCTTGCAATGATCTCGAGAGAGCATCATTCTCAGCACCACAACGAAGCAGTTCTTGCTCGTATTCACCAATCCTAGACTCAAACTCAGCTCTAAGATTGTCCATTTGGTTGGTTTTAGTAGAGATAACATCATGCAGCTTCTgttcattctcttcttttaaaCTCCTTATCTGCCTCATACACTCCTTTAACGCTCCATCTAAATGCGCTGCTCGATCTTCCACAGTGAGCTTCGCGAGTGTAACTGTCTCGAGATGAGTTTTCAAAGCAGAAGCTTCTGCTTCAGCTTTTTCCCAGCCTGAAATCAATCAtcaaaaaaccaacaaaaacatgTGACCAGAAGAAAAAACACCATGCAAAAATATCAGAGcccttttgtgtgtgttttacttGATTACCTGTGACAGCTTCTTCAGCAACTTTGGAGTGTTGTTTCACTAAAACCTCCTTAGCTGTAATATCTGCATTAGCTGTAGATAGCTTCAAATCCAAATCCTTGATCTGATCTTCAAGCTTTGTAACTTTTTCCTCATAGTTTTTAACTTCATCTTTCAAACCATTCAGATTTGAGTATTGATCAAATGAGATCTGGATGTAGTTTGGCTTCTTCCCATTTTCctgttattataatatttattgatGAATCAAAAAACACTCTAAATCTCAGAATTGAATGATTAAGCAAATCTGAGAAATNNNNNNNNNNNNNNNNNNNNNNNNNNNNNNNNNNNNNNNNNNNNNNNNNNNNNNNNNNNNNNNNNNNNNNNNNNNNNNNNNNNNNNNNNNNNNNNNNNNNNNNNNNNNNNNNNNNNNNNNNNNNNNNNNNNNNNNNNNNNNNNNNNNNNNNNNNNNNNNNNNNNNNNNNNNNNNNNNNNNNNNNNNNNNNNNNNNNNNNNNNNNNNNNNNNNNNNNNNNNNNNNNNNNNNNNNNNNNNNNNNNNNNNNNNNNNNNNNNNNNNNNNNNNNNNNNNNNNNNNNNNNNNNNNNNNNNNNNNNNNNNNNNNNNNNNNNNNNNNNNNNNNNNNNNNNNNNNNNNNNNNNNNNNNNNNNNNNNNNNNNNNNNNNNNNNNNNNNNNNNNNNNNNNNNNNNNNNNNNNNNNNNNNNNNNNNNNNNNNNNNNNNNNNNNNNNNNNNNNNNNNNNNNNNNNNNNNNNNNNNNNNNNNNNNNNNNNNNNNNNNNNNNNNNNNNNNNNNNNNNNNNNNNNNNNNNNNNNNNNNNNNNNNNNNNNNNNNNNNNNNNNNNNNNNNNNNNNNNNNNNNNNNNNNNNNNNNNNNNNNNNNNNNNNNNNNNNNNNNNNNNNNNNNNNNNNNNNNNNNNNNNNNNNNNNNNNNNNNNNNNNNNNNNNNNNNNNNNNN from Camelina sativa cultivar DH55 chromosome 3, Cs, whole genome shotgun sequence includes:
- the LOC104776097 gene encoding auxin-induced protein 15A-like — protein: MPIINRSKLTQTTMIKQILKRCASLGKKQSSEYNEENEHDGDSLPQDVPKGHFVVYVGGNRVRYVLPISFLTRAEFQLLLQQAEEEFGFDHNMGLTIPCEEVAFKSLIISMLQSTYI
- the LOC104776098 gene encoding filament-like plant protein 4 (The sequence of the model RefSeq protein was modified relative to this genomic sequence to represent the inferred CDS: added 75 bases not found in genome assembly), whose translation is MDRKSWPWKKKSSEKAATVTEVLDQENGKKPNYIQISFDQYSNLNGLKDEVKNYEEKVTKLEDQIKDLDLKLSTANADITAKEVLVKQHSKVAEEAVTGWEKAEAEASALKTHLETVTLAKLTVEDRAAHLDGALKECMRQIRSLKEENEQKLHDVISTKTNQMDNLRAEFESRIGEYEQELLRCGAENDALSRSLQERSNMLMRISEEKSQAESEIEHLKNNIESCEREINTLKYENHVITKELEIRNEEKNMSMRSAEAANKQHLEGVKKIAKLEAECQRLRTLVRKKLPGPAALAQMKMEVESLGRDYGQQDHRQRRSPARPSSPLMSPMSHMSQVSEFSLDNMQKFHKENDLLTERLLAMEEETKMLKEALAKRNSELQVSRNLCAKTSNRLQALEAQMMSKSPTKRGFEMPAEIFSRQNASNPPSMASMSEDGNEDGRSIAGSLMSEFSQSNKNNGKIKKTESANQLELMDDFLEMEKLACLPNGSNANGSTDHSSADSDAEIQPATQLKKRISNVLQSLPKDAAFEKILAEIRCAVEDAGVKLPSKCNGPNVNGLTEEKEIAISNETTEEKVSVSEVIITQELADALSQILQFVTYLSKEATACSENTTFSQKVQDFSVTFDRVLGKEKTLVDFLFDLSRVLVEASELKIDVLGYHSSTVEIHSPDCIDKVALPENKALQKDPSGEHYQNGGCCQSSDSEIPDDCNGTSGYEPKLAASKFTLEEFEGLRLEKEKAETNLASCEADLEATKTKLQETEQLLAEVKSELDSAQKSSGMAETQLKCMVESYRSLETRSSELEIELTSLKGKIENLEDELQDEKEHHQEALAKCQELEEQLQRNNQNCPNCSVTEADPKSKQDNELAAAAEKLAECQETILLLGKQLKSMCPQTEQVASSASQEQALNPEEDEYATSTNPQDNKLSSPSEKETSPMKSPVGSKHRHTKSNSSSSSSGLTPEKHSRGFSRFFSTKAK